One window of the Nocardia huaxiensis genome contains the following:
- a CDS encoding PadR family transcriptional regulator → MIDAHGDEQESIPELPTTAWAVLGMLSHAEELSGYDLKKWADWSLQFFYWSPSFSQIYAELKRLEKHGFATSRTVVSEDGMRGKRMYAITESGRAAASHWVNHSPVEAPVLKHSVMLRAWLGHLAQPERMREILNQHIDYAETMRRRAQADADGAEVNPDWAYPSAVLRWCVRHYEAEKQFAEDLLADLDKLARKRSRRKGAGKQNSQDSH, encoded by the coding sequence ATGATCGATGCTCACGGCGATGAGCAGGAGAGCATTCCGGAATTGCCCACCACGGCGTGGGCGGTGCTCGGAATGCTCTCGCACGCAGAGGAACTCTCCGGCTACGACCTCAAGAAGTGGGCCGACTGGAGTTTGCAATTCTTCTACTGGAGTCCGTCGTTCAGTCAGATCTACGCCGAACTCAAACGGCTGGAGAAACACGGCTTCGCGACCTCGCGCACCGTGGTCTCCGAGGACGGCATGCGCGGAAAACGCATGTACGCCATCACCGAATCCGGCCGCGCGGCCGCCTCGCACTGGGTCAACCACTCCCCCGTGGAAGCCCCGGTCCTGAAACACAGTGTGATGCTGCGTGCTTGGCTAGGTCATCTGGCCCAGCCCGAGCGCATGCGCGAAATCCTCAACCAGCACATCGATTACGCGGAAACCATGCGCCGCCGCGCGCAAGCCGACGCCGACGGCGCGGAGGTGAATCCGGACTGGGCCTACCCCAGCGCCGTATTGCGCTGGTGCGTCCGCCATTACGAGGCGGAAAAGCAATTCGCCGAAGATCTGCTGGCCGATCTCGACAAATTGGCGAGAAAGCGTAGCCGCCGAAAAGGTGCGGGCAAGCAGAATTCCCAAGATTCCCACTGA
- a CDS encoding Rieske 2Fe-2S domain-containing protein yields the protein MTTTDGEVRVIDAGAPPARFARGWHCLGLADSFRDGKPHSVKAFGTELVVFAAADGTLNVLNGFCPHMGGNLADGTVKGDSIACPFHDWRWNGKGKCTGIPYARRVPPLARTKAWPTMVENKQLFVWNDPEGKQPPAEVAIPRIDAAFDDEWTDWTWNTMIVDANCREVVDNVVDMAHFFYVHYGFPTFFKNVFEGHTASQYMTSVSREDMMGETAKALGGKNVLTSEASYYGPSYMIDYLKSESPGLTVEGYLINCHYPIDENRFVLQYGAIARKPEGQTAERAEEIANAFVNGLGKGFEQDAAIWKRKSRINNPLLCEEDGPVYQLRRWYEQFYTDAAAVTEEMTTRFEFEVDTTRAVQAWEKEVADNLAKRDAETAASH from the coding sequence ATGACCACCACGGACGGTGAGGTGCGAGTCATCGATGCGGGCGCCCCGCCTGCTCGATTCGCGCGCGGCTGGCACTGCCTGGGCCTGGCCGACTCCTTCCGCGACGGAAAACCGCACAGCGTCAAGGCATTCGGCACCGAGCTGGTGGTGTTCGCGGCCGCGGACGGCACCCTCAACGTGCTCAACGGCTTCTGCCCGCACATGGGCGGCAACCTCGCCGACGGCACCGTCAAGGGCGACTCCATCGCCTGCCCGTTCCACGACTGGCGCTGGAACGGCAAGGGCAAGTGCACCGGCATCCCGTACGCGCGCCGGGTTCCCCCGCTGGCCCGCACCAAGGCGTGGCCGACCATGGTCGAGAACAAGCAGCTGTTCGTTTGGAACGACCCGGAGGGCAAGCAGCCGCCCGCCGAGGTCGCGATCCCGCGCATCGACGCCGCCTTCGACGACGAGTGGACCGACTGGACCTGGAACACCATGATCGTCGACGCCAACTGCCGCGAGGTCGTCGACAACGTGGTGGACATGGCGCACTTCTTCTACGTGCACTACGGGTTCCCGACCTTCTTCAAGAATGTGTTCGAGGGCCACACCGCCAGCCAGTACATGACCTCGGTGTCCCGCGAGGACATGATGGGCGAAACCGCGAAAGCGCTGGGCGGCAAGAACGTTCTCACCTCCGAGGCGTCCTACTACGGGCCCTCCTACATGATCGACTACCTGAAGAGCGAGTCCCCGGGCCTCACGGTCGAGGGCTACCTCATCAACTGCCACTACCCGATCGACGAGAACCGCTTCGTCCTCCAGTACGGCGCCATCGCCCGCAAGCCCGAAGGCCAGACCGCCGAGCGCGCGGAGGAGATCGCCAACGCCTTCGTCAACGGTCTCGGCAAGGGCTTCGAGCAGGACGCCGCCATCTGGAAGCGCAAGTCCCGCATCAACAATCCGCTGCTGTGCGAGGAAGACGGCCCGGTCTACCAGCTCCGCCGCTGGTACGAGCAGTTCTACACCGATGCCGCCGCCGTCACCGAGGAAATGACCACCCGCTTCGAATTCGAGGTCGACACCACCCGCGCCGTCCAAGCCTGGGAAAAGGAAGTCGCCGACAACCTCGCCAAGCGCGACGCCGAAACCGCCGCCTCCCACTGA
- a CDS encoding flavin reductase family protein yields the protein MEPVLEADRASREIDPQAFKAVLGRFCSGVTVITALDNGEPVGFACQSFASLSIEPPLVSFFPARTSSTWPRIRAAGKFCVNILADDQTEICRQLGRPGADKFAGVEWTVSANGSPLLTGAMATIECELHDEVDGGDHTIVIGRVTGLNEHSDAPPLLFYRAAFGRLANQ from the coding sequence GTGGAACCGGTGCTGGAGGCGGACCGCGCGTCCCGGGAGATCGATCCGCAAGCCTTCAAGGCGGTGCTCGGACGGTTCTGCTCCGGAGTCACCGTGATCACCGCCCTCGACAACGGCGAACCGGTCGGCTTCGCGTGCCAGTCGTTCGCGTCGCTGTCCATCGAACCGCCGCTGGTGAGCTTCTTCCCGGCGCGCACCTCGAGCACCTGGCCGCGGATTCGGGCGGCGGGCAAGTTCTGCGTGAACATCCTCGCCGACGATCAGACCGAAATCTGCCGGCAGCTCGGGCGGCCGGGCGCGGACAAGTTCGCGGGCGTCGAGTGGACCGTGAGCGCCAATGGGTCGCCGCTGCTCACCGGGGCCATGGCCACCATCGAATGCGAACTGCACGACGAGGTCGACGGCGGTGACCACACCATCGTCATCGGCCGCGTCACCGGCTTGAACGAGCACTCCGACGCGCCGCCGCTGCTGTTCTACCGCGCCGCCTTCGGCCGTCTCGCCAACCAGTAG
- a CDS encoding bifunctional 3,4-dihydroxy-2-butanone-4-phosphate synthase/GTP cyclohydrolase II, with product MTGELDTIAAAVAEIARGGMVLVVDDENRENEGDLILAAEKATAQNIAFLVRHTSGVLCVPMTGEDLDRLHLPPMTAVNEDPKGTAYSVSVDAVSGVSTGISAADRAHTMRLLADPRTTPGDLSRPGHVFPLRANPRGVLGRPGHTEAAVDLMRLAGLRPAGVIAEVVNDDGSMARLPELLVLAKEWNIPIISIEDLIEHRKSLEHAVTRVVETRLPTRHGDFRVIGYADEHSGAEHLALVYGTPGSRNTLTRIHSECLTGDAFASLRCDCGEQLDAALAAVAAEGSGIVVYLRGQEGRGIGLLNKLRAYELQDEGADTVDANLRLGLPIDARDYRAAAQILTDLGVASVRLLSNNPAKHSSLESHGITVDSRIPLQTSPTEHNVHYLRTKRDRMRHALTSIEAAVAIRR from the coding sequence ATGACCGGTGAACTCGACACGATCGCGGCCGCGGTGGCCGAGATCGCGCGCGGCGGCATGGTGCTCGTGGTGGATGACGAGAACCGCGAGAACGAAGGCGATCTGATCCTGGCCGCCGAGAAGGCGACCGCTCAGAACATCGCCTTCCTGGTGCGCCACACCAGCGGTGTCCTCTGCGTCCCCATGACCGGAGAGGATCTGGACCGCCTGCACCTGCCTCCGATGACAGCGGTCAACGAAGACCCCAAGGGCACAGCCTATTCCGTCTCCGTCGACGCCGTTTCCGGTGTGAGCACCGGCATTTCGGCCGCCGACCGCGCCCACACCATGCGCCTGCTCGCCGACCCCCGCACCACCCCCGGCGATCTGTCCCGCCCCGGCCACGTCTTCCCGCTGCGCGCCAATCCCCGTGGCGTACTGGGCCGTCCGGGCCACACCGAGGCCGCCGTCGACCTCATGCGCCTGGCCGGCCTGCGCCCCGCCGGCGTCATCGCCGAGGTGGTCAATGACGACGGCAGCATGGCCCGCCTCCCCGAACTCCTGGTCCTCGCCAAGGAGTGGAACATCCCCATCATCTCCATCGAGGACTTGATCGAGCACCGAAAGTCCTTGGAGCACGCCGTAACCCGGGTCGTGGAAACCCGCCTCCCCACCCGCCACGGCGATTTCCGCGTGATCGGCTACGCCGACGAACACTCCGGCGCCGAACACCTGGCCCTGGTCTACGGCACCCCCGGCAGCCGGAACACCTTGACCCGCATCCACTCCGAGTGCCTCACCGGTGATGCCTTCGCCTCCCTGCGCTGCGACTGCGGCGAACAACTGGACGCCGCCCTGGCAGCCGTAGCCGCCGAAGGCTCCGGCATCGTGGTCTACCTACGCGGCCAAGAGGGCCGGGGCATCGGGCTGCTGAACAAACTCCGCGCCTACGAACTCCAGGACGAAGGCGCCGACACCGTTGACGCCAACCTGCGACTGGGCCTCCCCATCGACGCCCGCGACTACCGCGCCGCCGCCCAGATCCTCACCGATCTGGGCGTGGCCTCCGTGCGCCTGCTCAGCAACAACCCCGCCAAACACTCCAGCCTCGAATCCCACGGCATCACAGTCGATTCCCGCATCCCCCTGCAAACCTCCCCCACCGAACACAACGTCCACTACCTCCGCACCAAACGCGACCGCATGCGCCACGCGCTGACCTCGATCGAAGCCGCCGTAGCTATTCGTCGCTGA
- a CDS encoding TetR/AcrR family transcriptional regulator encodes MPGHLSTTTRDRIVTAVAELMRTQGYSAITVKQITAAANAPMGSLYHHFPGGKLQIAAEALRTSGAAYIQLIPLLMDPHDDLRTAIPAAFEAAAETIEQSGWMNMCPVGTVAGEVADSEPALREVAAEVINSWIAQGTTYFVRRGLDEPTARDLILATLAALEGAFILSRTLRSPEPLHAAGRTLAARIDTVLAERR; translated from the coding sequence ATGCCCGGTCACCTGTCAACCACCACCCGCGACCGCATCGTCACCGCCGTCGCCGAACTCATGCGCACCCAGGGCTACAGCGCAATCACCGTCAAACAGATCACCGCGGCGGCCAACGCCCCCATGGGCTCGCTCTACCACCACTTCCCCGGCGGCAAACTCCAAATCGCCGCCGAGGCGCTGCGCACCTCCGGCGCCGCCTACATCCAGCTGATCCCGCTCCTGATGGACCCGCACGACGATCTCCGAACGGCCATCCCCGCCGCCTTCGAAGCCGCCGCGGAAACCATCGAACAATCCGGTTGGATGAACATGTGCCCCGTCGGCACGGTCGCAGGCGAAGTGGCCGACAGCGAACCCGCCCTCCGCGAGGTGGCCGCCGAAGTGATCAACTCCTGGATCGCCCAGGGCACAACCTATTTCGTGCGCCGCGGCCTGGACGAGCCCACCGCCCGCGACCTCATCCTCGCCACCCTCGCAGCCCTGGAAGGCGCCTTCATCCTCAGCCGCACCCTCCGCTCCCCAGAGCCCCTGCACGCCGCGGGCCGAACCCTGGCCGCCCGCATCGACACCGTCCTCGCCGAACGCCGGTGA
- a CDS encoding alpha/beta hydrolase fold domain-containing protein, with protein MTRANRAYIDTERARAHVRENSIRPQPYAPPRRLRSDIAIEVSREAGFPVYTLTPRSGRTSGSVVYIHGGGWVNEIKPQHWALAADIAARAATTVTVPVYPLIPFGTAGQVVPAMAKLVADNVARYGAACLAGDSAGGQITLSAAVLLRDEQQLKLPRTVLISPALDQSLRNPEIDVVQPSDPWLGKAGARVFIEYWRGDLPVDDPLVSPLAADLPGLGPLTIFCGTRDIVHPDTKLLVAKARAAGVEVDYHEGRDLLHVYPLTPTPEGKVARRLIVERIREALVHTV; from the coding sequence GTGACCCGAGCCAATCGGGCCTATATCGACACCGAACGCGCGCGGGCGCATGTGCGCGAGAACAGCATCCGGCCACAGCCGTACGCCCCGCCCCGCCGGCTGCGCTCGGATATCGCGATCGAGGTGAGCCGGGAGGCCGGATTCCCGGTCTACACGCTGACCCCGCGCTCGGGCCGCACGAGCGGCAGCGTCGTGTACATCCACGGCGGTGGCTGGGTCAATGAGATCAAGCCGCAGCATTGGGCTTTGGCGGCCGATATCGCCGCGCGGGCCGCGACCACCGTGACCGTGCCCGTCTATCCGCTGATCCCGTTCGGGACCGCGGGCCAGGTCGTGCCCGCCATGGCGAAACTGGTGGCGGACAATGTCGCTCGCTACGGCGCGGCCTGCCTGGCCGGGGATTCCGCGGGCGGGCAGATCACGTTGTCGGCAGCGGTGCTGCTGCGCGACGAGCAGCAGCTGAAACTGCCTCGCACCGTACTGATTTCGCCCGCGCTGGATCAGTCGCTGCGCAATCCGGAGATCGACGTGGTGCAGCCCAGTGATCCGTGGCTGGGCAAGGCGGGCGCGCGGGTGTTCATCGAATACTGGCGCGGCGACCTGCCGGTGGATGATCCGCTGGTGAGTCCGCTGGCCGCGGATCTGCCGGGCCTGGGCCCGCTCACCATCTTCTGCGGCACCCGCGACATCGTGCATCCGGATACCAAGCTGCTGGTGGCCAAGGCGCGGGCGGCCGGGGTGGAGGTCGACTACCACGAGGGGCGCGATCTACTGCACGTCTACCCGCTGACGCCGACCCCGGAAGGGAAGGTCGCGCGAAGACTCATTGTCGAGCGCATCCGCGAGGCGCTCGTTCACACCGTCTGA
- a CDS encoding MFS transporter — MSTSVDTAVPPGPVDDTGRLDGASKLRIFSVLAVIVLFTEVAPMQYVMVSAALRQIAPSFPTVAGANLNWAIIIFGVIGAAASPIIGKLSDIWGKKKMFLTCGVLFLIGCAICAVTTSWMLFLVGRGLQATAIATAVISYGLIRDLMPRKLVPVGLGIASTGLGVSALAGPLIGGFIVEHYSWRAIFWFLFIFTVVMIPLVMVVVPESKLRTPQRLDLVGAALLGTGLILTLIYLDNGQHWGWTEPTTLAYLIGGLALLALFPIVERKVGNPIMDMKLLFTPRVSVVLFVALLASFMIGYQSYAVGYMTQSPPASEVVEQVKAATWEQVKTGALQQAQAQAEAQAKAQLPPGVELPPGAVQVPEEMVLSQLPPDMVQVELDPGYTYGDGFSLLKFATHIALLQALIAMVCGFLGGLWIRKSGGRAPLVFTLVLFVGTGIAYAVLGHGWLVLAAISAVFGIAFGLYYAATPNLIVEAVPAEQQGVSAGMLGVMQAMGAAVGLAVATAFLNDSPVKAVVSVTGAPPVTKEIPLLYSDRGYEISFWFIVGSSLIALIGAFFMKHGRTPATGGTAH, encoded by the coding sequence ATGTCCACCTCCGTCGATACCGCGGTGCCACCTGGCCCCGTAGACGACACCGGCCGCCTCGATGGTGCGTCGAAACTGCGGATCTTCTCGGTTCTCGCGGTGATCGTGCTCTTCACCGAGGTCGCACCCATGCAGTACGTCATGGTGTCGGCTGCCCTGCGTCAGATCGCGCCCAGCTTCCCCACGGTGGCCGGCGCGAACCTGAACTGGGCGATCATCATCTTCGGTGTCATCGGCGCCGCCGCTTCGCCGATCATCGGCAAGCTGAGCGACATCTGGGGCAAGAAGAAGATGTTCCTCACCTGCGGTGTGCTGTTCCTGATCGGCTGCGCCATCTGTGCGGTGACGACCAGCTGGATGCTGTTCCTGGTGGGTCGCGGCCTGCAGGCGACAGCCATTGCCACGGCGGTGATTTCGTACGGTCTGATCCGGGATCTCATGCCGCGCAAGCTGGTTCCGGTCGGCCTGGGCATCGCGTCCACGGGTCTGGGCGTGTCGGCGCTGGCCGGTCCGCTGATCGGCGGCTTCATCGTGGAGCACTACAGCTGGCGGGCCATCTTCTGGTTCCTGTTCATCTTCACCGTCGTGATGATTCCGCTGGTCATGGTGGTCGTGCCGGAGTCGAAGCTGCGCACGCCGCAGCGCCTGGATCTGGTGGGCGCGGCGCTGCTGGGCACGGGCCTGATCCTGACCCTGATCTACCTGGACAACGGACAGCACTGGGGCTGGACCGAGCCGACCACGCTCGCGTACCTGATCGGCGGCCTGGCGCTGCTGGCGCTGTTCCCGATCGTGGAACGCAAGGTCGGCAATCCGATCATGGATATGAAGCTGCTGTTCACCCCGCGCGTGAGCGTGGTGCTGTTCGTGGCGCTGCTGGCCTCGTTCATGATCGGCTATCAGTCCTACGCGGTCGGCTACATGACGCAGTCGCCGCCCGCCTCCGAGGTCGTCGAGCAGGTGAAGGCCGCCACCTGGGAACAGGTGAAAACCGGTGCGCTGCAACAGGCGCAGGCCCAGGCCGAAGCGCAGGCCAAGGCGCAGCTGCCGCCGGGCGTGGAACTGCCGCCGGGTGCGGTGCAGGTGCCCGAGGAGATGGTGCTCTCGCAGCTGCCGCCGGACATGGTTCAGGTGGAACTGGATCCGGGCTACACCTACGGCGACGGGTTCAGCCTGCTGAAGTTCGCCACCCACATCGCGCTGCTGCAGGCCCTGATCGCCATGGTGTGCGGGTTCCTCGGCGGTCTGTGGATTCGCAAGTCCGGCGGACGGGCTCCGCTGGTGTTCACGCTGGTGTTGTTCGTCGGCACCGGTATCGCCTACGCGGTGCTCGGGCACGGCTGGCTGGTGCTGGCGGCGATCAGCGCGGTGTTCGGCATCGCCTTCGGCCTGTACTACGCGGCGACACCCAACCTGATCGTGGAAGCCGTTCCGGCCGAACAGCAGGGCGTCAGCGCGGGCATGCTGGGCGTCATGCAGGCCATGGGCGCGGCGGTCGGGCTCGCGGTGGCCACGGCCTTCCTGAACGACAGTCCGGTCAAGGCGGTGGTGTCGGTGACCGGCGCTCCCCCGGTCACGAAGGAGATTCCGCTGCTCTACTCCGATCGCGGTTATGAGATCAGCTTCTGGTTCATCGTGGGTTCCTCGCTGATCGCGCTCATCGGCGCGTTCTTCATGAAGCACGGCCGCACCCCCGCCACCGGCGGCACGGCGCATTGA
- a CDS encoding alpha/beta fold hydrolase — protein sequence MPVADISAGRIHYVERGEGPAVVLLHGLLMNHTVWDDVIGKLPEGFRYVLPDLPLGAHPEPMRDGTDLSLHGLNRLIAEFLEALDLTDVTLVHNDWGGGLFLTAYGLDHRVGRLIITPCEAFGNFPPGLPGKTSAVASYLPGGVALALRQLRVSWLRSSPLMFGWMARKPLSDEMVRGWTEPGLRDKRIRRDLLAYTRSGFRKPELIANTEALRGFSGDALVLWSSAGKVMPREHGRALAELLPHGRLVEIDDAYVLSMLDQPAAVAAAMSRFLTEAGSRAQ from the coding sequence ATGCCGGTTGCCGATATTTCCGCAGGTCGGATCCACTATGTCGAGCGAGGCGAGGGACCGGCGGTGGTGCTGCTGCACGGTCTGCTGATGAATCACACGGTGTGGGACGACGTCATCGGGAAGTTGCCGGAGGGGTTCCGGTACGTGCTGCCGGACCTGCCGCTGGGGGCGCATCCGGAACCGATGCGAGACGGGACGGATCTGAGCCTGCACGGGTTGAATCGGCTCATCGCGGAGTTCCTCGAGGCCCTGGATCTCACCGATGTGACTCTGGTGCACAACGATTGGGGTGGCGGGCTGTTCCTCACCGCGTACGGACTCGACCACCGCGTGGGGCGGCTGATCATCACGCCGTGCGAGGCGTTCGGCAACTTCCCACCCGGATTGCCCGGCAAGACATCGGCTGTGGCCTCCTATCTGCCCGGCGGCGTGGCGCTCGCACTGCGGCAGCTGCGGGTGTCATGGCTGCGGAGTTCCCCGCTCATGTTCGGCTGGATGGCGCGCAAGCCGCTGTCGGACGAGATGGTGCGCGGCTGGACCGAACCCGGATTGCGGGACAAGCGAATTCGGCGAGATCTGCTCGCCTACACGCGATCCGGTTTCCGCAAGCCCGAGCTCATCGCGAATACCGAAGCGCTGCGCGGATTCTCGGGTGACGCCCTGGTGCTGTGGTCGTCGGCGGGCAAGGTCATGCCGCGCGAGCACGGCCGCGCACTGGCCGAGCTCCTGCCGCACGGCCGCCTGGTGGAGATCGACGACGCCTACGTGCTGTCGATGCTCGACCAGCCCGCCGCCGTCGCCGCCGCCATGTCGCGGTTCCTGACCGAGGCCGGCAGCCGCGCCCAGTAG
- a CDS encoding MmcQ/YjbR family DNA-binding protein, translated as MGMPHVTVEHGSMANPIYQVGRKSFIYFRTPSKDACDPETGERYDDVIIFWVPSEDDKLALTQDPDSPFFTTPHFKGHLSVLVRASRLGELSVRELTEVVEDAWLSRASATRARKWLAENPAQTV; from the coding sequence ATGGGCATGCCGCACGTGACCGTCGAGCACGGGTCGATGGCCAATCCGATCTATCAGGTCGGCCGGAAATCGTTCATCTACTTCCGCACGCCGAGCAAGGACGCCTGCGATCCGGAAACCGGCGAACGGTACGACGACGTCATCATCTTCTGGGTGCCGTCCGAGGACGACAAGCTCGCGCTCACCCAGGATCCGGACTCGCCGTTCTTCACGACGCCGCACTTCAAGGGGCATCTGTCGGTGCTGGTGCGGGCCTCGCGGCTGGGCGAGTTGAGTGTGCGGGAACTGACCGAGGTCGTTGAGGACGCCTGGCTGTCGCGGGCGTCGGCGACGCGGGCGCGCAAATGGCTGGCCGAGAATCCGGCTCAGACGGTGTGA
- a CDS encoding IclR family transcriptional regulator, protein MSVTLMPPAEARSIAHNPMRAKESRTPSAEVPVSMIERMTLILDAFDASTPTLTLLGLVERTGLPRSTVHRILDQMIKLRWLAHTSGGYRLGMRALELGGLTADHNEIRDAVSPLLHELSQRTGMVGHLAVLDGRDVVYLDKAGGRFAASLPTRLGGRMPAHATGVGKAMLACLEPNIAEAALRTRLPRLTPRTICEPEALARELQQIRLRQGVAIDREEAVVGIACVAAPLRGRGTAPAALSLSGRADGMSFDRLARVVLEVAHEAGRTLFPRRAHWR, encoded by the coding sequence ATGTCCGTCACCCTGATGCCCCCGGCAGAAGCACGAAGCATCGCTCACAACCCCATGCGCGCCAAGGAATCTCGTACTCCCAGCGCCGAAGTCCCGGTCTCGATGATCGAGCGCATGACGCTCATCCTGGACGCCTTCGACGCCTCCACCCCCACCCTCACGCTGCTCGGTCTGGTCGAGCGCACCGGGCTGCCGCGGTCCACCGTGCACCGGATCCTCGATCAGATGATCAAGCTGCGCTGGCTGGCGCACACCTCCGGCGGCTACCGCCTGGGCATGCGCGCTCTCGAACTCGGCGGACTCACCGCCGACCACAACGAGATTCGCGATGCCGTCAGTCCACTGCTGCACGAGTTGAGCCAGCGCACCGGCATGGTCGGTCACCTGGCGGTGCTGGACGGACGCGATGTGGTGTACCTGGACAAGGCCGGCGGCCGCTTCGCCGCGAGCCTGCCGACCCGCCTCGGCGGCCGGATGCCCGCGCACGCAACAGGTGTCGGCAAGGCCATGCTCGCCTGCCTGGAGCCCAATATCGCCGAGGCCGCGCTGCGCACCCGCCTGCCGCGCCTCACCCCGCGCACCATCTGCGAGCCCGAGGCGCTGGCGCGTGAGCTGCAGCAGATCCGGCTGCGGCAGGGCGTGGCCATCGACCGCGAGGAGGCCGTCGTCGGAATCGCCTGTGTCGCAGCGCCATTGCGCGGTCGCGGCACCGCTCCGGCCGCGCTGTCGCTGTCGGGTCGCGCCGACGGCATGAGCTTCGACCGGCTGGCCCGCGTCGTGCTCGAGGTGGCGCACGAGGCCGGCCGCACCCTGTTCCCGCGTCGCGCCCACTGGCGTTGA